A section of the Ptychodera flava strain L36383 unplaced genomic scaffold, AS_Pfla_20210202 Scaffold_28__1_contigs__length_4768798_pilon, whole genome shotgun sequence genome encodes:
- the LOC139127044 gene encoding zinc finger protein 501-like isoform X3, with the protein MALTDLDQAEIAIIVGSLAHYCHLSADCEVAGQGRCTDLIMEKTKNMSRSNTRPMKMATDLQHDRPFVCQQCGYAFRWKRNLKQHRLVHNNERPFICRECGKSFKRNDCLTSHLRTHSDNRDFVCYKCGKAFRYNSGQFKHMQDVHSDERPYKCVVCDKRFKQKVALEMHMRSHTQEKPFKCQECGKQFGRKFTLNTHQKIHRNERAHVCHICSKAFTQRGSLKDHIRIHTNERRYACKDCGKSFVFLCNLRSHVKTHSSENLFACKECGETFRTRYRLKKHVQSHKTD; encoded by the coding sequence AGATTGCAATCATCGTTGGAAGTCTTGCGCACTACTGTCATTTATCAGCAGACTGTGAGGTGGCTGGACAAGGACGCTGTACAGATTTAATCAtggagaaaactaaaaacatGAGCAGATCCAATACTCGTCCAATGAAAATGGCAACCGATCTCCAACACGACAGACCGTTTGTTTGCCAGCAATGCGGGTACGCTTTCAGATGGAAAAGGAACCTCAAACAGCACCGATTGGTCCACAATAATGAGAGACCATTCATTTGCAGAGAATGTGGGAAGAGCTTCAAAAGGAATGACTGCCTGACTTCACATCTAAGGACACACTCTGACAACCGAGACTTTGTGTGCTACAAGTGTGGCAAAGCCTTCAGGTACAACAGCGGTCAGTTTAAGCACATGCAAGATGTACACTCAGATGAGAGACCGTACAAGTGTGTGGTGTGCGACAAGCGGTTCAAGCAAAAAGTCGCGCTAGAGATGCACATGCGAAGCCACACACAGGAGAAACCATTCAAGTGCCAGGAGTGCGGTAAACAGTTTGGGCGAAAGTTCACGCTGAACACACATCAGAAGATACACAGAAACGAACGGGCGCATGTGTGCCATATCTGCAGCAAGGCTTTCACACAGAGAGGCTCCCTGAAAGACCACATCAGAATCCATACAAATGAAAGGCGGTACGCATGCAAAGACTGTGGTAAAAGTTTCGTGTTCCTGTGCAATTTGCGATCACACGTGAAGACCCACTCGAGCGAGAATTTGTTTGCCTGCAAGGAGTGTGGTGAAACGTTCAGAACCAGGTACAGGCTGAAGAAACATGTTCAGAGCCACAAAACAGATTAG
- the LOC139127044 gene encoding zinc finger protein 501-like isoform X2: MESFVAACERLTRQYHNEALSVSEIAIIVGSLAHYCHLSADCEVAGQGRCTDLIMEKTKNMSRSNTRPMKMATDLQHDRPFVCQQCGYAFRWKRNLKQHRLVHNNERPFICRECGKSFKRNDCLTSHLRTHSDNRDFVCYKCGKAFRYNSGQFKHMQDVHSDERPYKCVVCDKRFKQKVALEMHMRSHTQEKPFKCQECGKQFGRKFTLNTHQKIHRNERAHVCHICSKAFTQRGSLKDHIRIHTNERRYACKDCGKSFVFLCNLRSHVKTHSSENLFACKECGETFRTRYRLKKHVQSHKTD, translated from the coding sequence AGATTGCAATCATCGTTGGAAGTCTTGCGCACTACTGTCATTTATCAGCAGACTGTGAGGTGGCTGGACAAGGACGCTGTACAGATTTAATCAtggagaaaactaaaaacatGAGCAGATCCAATACTCGTCCAATGAAAATGGCAACCGATCTCCAACACGACAGACCGTTTGTTTGCCAGCAATGCGGGTACGCTTTCAGATGGAAAAGGAACCTCAAACAGCACCGATTGGTCCACAATAATGAGAGACCATTCATTTGCAGAGAATGTGGGAAGAGCTTCAAAAGGAATGACTGCCTGACTTCACATCTAAGGACACACTCTGACAACCGAGACTTTGTGTGCTACAAGTGTGGCAAAGCCTTCAGGTACAACAGCGGTCAGTTTAAGCACATGCAAGATGTACACTCAGATGAGAGACCGTACAAGTGTGTGGTGTGCGACAAGCGGTTCAAGCAAAAAGTCGCGCTAGAGATGCACATGCGAAGCCACACACAGGAGAAACCATTCAAGTGCCAGGAGTGCGGTAAACAGTTTGGGCGAAAGTTCACGCTGAACACACATCAGAAGATACACAGAAACGAACGGGCGCATGTGTGCCATATCTGCAGCAAGGCTTTCACACAGAGAGGCTCCCTGAAAGACCACATCAGAATCCATACAAATGAAAGGCGGTACGCATGCAAAGACTGTGGTAAAAGTTTCGTGTTCCTGTGCAATTTGCGATCACACGTGAAGACCCACTCGAGCGAGAATTTGTTTGCCTGCAAGGAGTGTGGTGAAACGTTCAGAACCAGGTACAGGCTGAAGAAACATGTTCAGAGCCACAAAACAGATTAG